One region of Rhodocaloribacter litoris genomic DNA includes:
- the flhA gene encoding flagellar biosynthesis protein FlhA produces the protein MSNLTSSPSLPQPDGFRLVNTEALIASAVVLILFVMVVPLPSFMLDLLLATNIAISLAILLTAFYAVRPLEFAIFPGLLLMTTLFRLSLNVASTRLILSEADAGALIQAFGQFVVSGNYVVGTIIFLVLVIINFVVITKGSGRIAEVAARFTLDALPGKQMAIDADLNAGLIDEQEARRRREDIGREADFYGAMDGASKFVRGDAIAGLVITAINIVGGLVIGVTQHEMTFGEAAGTFTLLSIGDGLVSQIPALLISTAAGIIVSRASDEANLAQDFKGQLFRKPHPIFITAGFLLLLGLVPGLPLFPFWLLAGMTVLVGRARLQSVRQEAQEAARRAEAAAAEEEPPEEPADLLLVDPLELEIGYALIPIVDPNQRGDLLERVKLLRQQVALELGIVVPPVRIRDNVTLPPNRYVIKLRGNPIAEGEILPGYHLALLGDESMPPPPGVRVQDPTFGLPAVWIAERNLPEAERQGLTVVEAPAVVTTHLLEVLRKHAYQLLDRQEVKKLIDKVKEKTPALVEELVPNLLSLGAIQKVLKRLLQERIPVRDLVTILEALADHAPGTKNIDVLTEYARAALAPTITRQFTGDDGSIHVFVLDPHLEQHLLDKARNGELNPNTLGLEPQRAEKLIQDADRLVKQLIGDGRPPVLLTSPVIRPTLFNFFSPMVPDLAVLSYNDLVSDAQVEVKGQLRLT, from the coding sequence GTGTCCAACCTCACCTCATCGCCTTCTCTACCGCAGCCGGACGGCTTCCGGCTGGTCAACACCGAGGCGCTCATCGCCAGCGCCGTGGTGCTCATCCTGTTCGTGATGGTGGTGCCGCTGCCCAGCTTCATGCTGGACCTGCTCCTGGCCACCAACATCGCCATCAGCCTGGCCATCCTGCTGACGGCTTTCTATGCCGTGCGCCCGCTGGAGTTTGCCATCTTCCCGGGTCTGCTGCTGATGACGACGCTCTTCCGCCTCTCGCTCAACGTCGCCTCGACGCGGCTGATCCTGAGCGAGGCCGATGCCGGCGCCCTGATCCAGGCCTTCGGGCAGTTCGTCGTCTCGGGCAACTACGTGGTCGGGACGATCATCTTCCTGGTGCTGGTGATCATCAACTTCGTGGTCATCACGAAAGGCTCCGGGCGGATCGCCGAGGTGGCGGCCCGCTTCACGCTCGACGCCCTGCCCGGCAAGCAGATGGCCATCGATGCGGACCTCAACGCCGGCCTGATCGACGAGCAGGAGGCCCGCCGGCGTCGCGAAGACATCGGGCGGGAGGCCGACTTCTACGGGGCGATGGACGGGGCCAGCAAGTTCGTCCGGGGCGACGCCATCGCCGGGCTGGTCATCACCGCCATCAACATCGTGGGCGGCCTCGTCATCGGGGTGACGCAGCACGAGATGACCTTCGGCGAGGCTGCCGGCACCTTCACGCTGCTCTCCATCGGCGACGGCCTCGTCTCCCAGATCCCGGCCCTGCTCATCTCGACGGCCGCCGGCATCATCGTCTCCCGCGCCAGCGACGAGGCCAACCTGGCCCAGGACTTCAAAGGGCAGCTTTTCAGGAAACCCCATCCGATCTTCATCACCGCCGGCTTTCTGCTGCTGCTGGGGCTGGTGCCCGGCCTGCCGCTGTTCCCGTTCTGGCTCCTGGCCGGCATGACGGTGCTCGTCGGGCGGGCCCGGCTGCAGAGCGTCCGGCAAGAGGCGCAGGAGGCCGCCCGCCGGGCCGAAGCGGCCGCGGCCGAGGAGGAACCCCCGGAAGAACCCGCCGACCTGCTGCTCGTCGACCCGCTCGAACTCGAGATCGGCTACGCGCTGATCCCGATCGTCGACCCGAACCAGCGGGGGGACCTGCTGGAACGGGTAAAGCTGCTCCGGCAGCAGGTGGCCCTCGAGCTCGGCATCGTCGTCCCGCCGGTGCGCATCCGGGACAACGTGACGCTCCCGCCCAACCGGTACGTCATCAAGCTGCGGGGCAACCCGATCGCCGAGGGCGAAATCCTGCCGGGCTATCACCTGGCCCTGCTGGGGGACGAATCGATGCCGCCGCCGCCCGGCGTCCGCGTCCAGGACCCCACCTTCGGCCTGCCGGCAGTATGGATCGCCGAGCGCAACCTGCCCGAAGCCGAGCGGCAGGGGCTCACGGTCGTCGAAGCGCCCGCCGTGGTGACGACCCACCTGCTCGAAGTGCTGCGCAAACACGCCTACCAGCTGCTCGACCGGCAGGAAGTCAAAAAGCTCATCGACAAGGTGAAGGAGAAAACCCCGGCGCTGGTCGAGGAACTGGTACCCAACCTGCTCAGCCTGGGTGCCATCCAGAAGGTGCTCAAGCGCCTGCTGCAGGAACGCATCCCCGTGCGCGACCTCGTCACGATCCTCGAAGCCCTCGCCGACCACGCCCCCGGCACGAAAAACATCGACGTGCTGACCGAATATGCCCGGGCTGCGCTGGCTCCGACCATCACCCGCCAGTTCACCGGGGACGACGGCAGCATCCACGTCTTCGTCCTCGATCCTCATCTGGAACAACACTTGCTCGACAAAGCCCGCAACGGGGAGTTGAACCCGAACACGCTGGGGCTGGAGCCGCAACGTGCCGAGAAGCTGATCCAGGACGCCGACCGCCTGGTCAAACAGCTCATCGGTGACGGACGGCCGCCGGTGCTGCTGACCTCCCCCGTCATCCGCCCGACCCTGTTCAACTTTTTCTCTCCCATGGTACCCGACCTCGCGGTGCTTTCCTACAACGACCTGGTCTCCGACGCCCAGGTCGAGGTCAAGGGCCAGCTCCGGCTCACCTGA